Proteins co-encoded in one Gracilimonas sp. genomic window:
- a CDS encoding twin-arginine translocase TatA/TatE family subunit has protein sequence MFNSLGAPEILIIAIMVLVLFGAKRIPELARGLGQGIKEFRQASKDIKKEIEDSSRDINDAANHEETSSKSK, from the coding sequence ATGTTTAACAGTTTAGGTGCACCTGAAATTCTCATTATTGCCATCATGGTTTTGGTACTTTTCGGAGCAAAACGCATTCCGGAATTGGCTCGTGGATTAGGGCAGGGAATTAAAGAATTCCGCCAGGCTTCAAAAGACATTAAAAAAGAAATTGAAGACAGTTCCCGCGATATAAATGATGCGGCTAATCACGAAGAAACCTCTTCTAAAAGCAAATAA
- a CDS encoding DPP IV N-terminal domain-containing protein, translating to MRFLPYRSFPLLILLSSLILIASGCKIYSEKVSEEDYQRAEKMLSGHTNDLVHGTIAGEEWLDDDRLIYRHSLADGTEFMMADPKAGTKERAFDHDRLADVLSGMMGEDVEPLDLPFRSFDFTDGGEAITFSADSKEYRCELTGYDCEVTRDEVRNYWNESVSPDGKKSVFIREHNLFMRNLETDRVTQLTYDGRENFGYATNNAGWVKRDGPVVLWSPDSKRISTFQQDARGVGEMYLASTKVGHPELEAWKYPLPGDSVIFRIHRVVINLEPAPKVVRLRKSPDPQRSTITDHIADWSGSFLDNEWSNDSNTLAFVTVSRDHQDVHLQTANPTTGSVRSVLTEETDTFFESGNDMVNWHVLNESKEVIWYSQRDNWGHLYLYDLQSGKLKNQITSGDWNVNQVRHVDEDSRTIYFTGAVREEGDPYFEYFYRVNFDGTELRLLTPEEAHHEIEVSESGNYFVDTRSTPTTPPTSVIRNMDGEVLVELASADISELQANGWVPPVPFSVKARDGVTDLYGLMYKPSNFSSSESYPVLNYIYPGPQTGSVGSRAFRAARSDKQALAELGFIVVEVDAMGTPGRSKEFHDFYYGNMGDNGLPDQITMIEQLGDRHSWMDISRVGIFGHSGGGFASTRALFAYPGFYDVAVSGAGNHDNRNYADPWGEKWQGLLKATNIDGATDDQSTNYDNQANQLLADSLEGKLLITHGTLDSNVPPYNTLLVVNALIEANKDFDMIMFPNRGHGYYSEDYMMRKRWDYFVEHLKGVDPPKEYEFGMLDQ from the coding sequence ATGAGATTTTTACCCTATCGCTCTTTCCCCCTCCTCATTCTCCTGTCCTCTTTAATACTGATAGCTTCAGGCTGTAAAATTTACTCCGAAAAAGTTTCCGAAGAAGACTACCAGAGAGCCGAGAAAATGCTTTCGGGACATACCAATGATCTGGTTCACGGAACTATTGCCGGCGAGGAATGGCTGGATGATGACCGCCTTATTTACCGCCATTCTTTAGCGGACGGAACTGAATTTATGATGGCTGATCCCAAAGCCGGAACCAAAGAACGGGCCTTTGACCACGACCGGCTTGCTGATGTTTTATCAGGAATGATGGGCGAAGATGTGGAACCGCTTGACCTGCCCTTCCGGAGTTTTGACTTTACCGACGGTGGCGAAGCTATCACTTTTTCTGCAGACAGCAAAGAATACCGGTGTGAACTAACAGGCTACGATTGTGAAGTCACCCGCGATGAGGTGCGCAATTATTGGAATGAATCGGTTTCTCCCGATGGAAAGAAATCGGTGTTTATCAGGGAGCATAATCTCTTTATGAGGAATCTCGAAACCGACCGGGTTACTCAGCTTACTTATGACGGCCGCGAGAACTTCGGCTACGCCACCAACAATGCCGGTTGGGTGAAAAGAGACGGCCCTGTGGTGTTATGGTCACCCGATTCAAAACGAATTTCGACCTTTCAACAGGATGCACGCGGAGTTGGAGAAATGTACCTCGCTTCCACAAAAGTGGGCCACCCTGAGCTGGAAGCCTGGAAATATCCCTTACCGGGCGACAGTGTAATTTTCCGCATTCACCGGGTGGTTATTAACCTGGAACCTGCACCGAAAGTAGTCAGGCTGCGCAAATCTCCTGACCCTCAGCGTTCAACCATCACCGATCATATTGCGGACTGGAGCGGTTCCTTCCTGGATAATGAATGGAGTAACGACAGCAATACGCTGGCTTTTGTAACTGTATCCCGGGATCATCAGGATGTACACCTTCAAACCGCTAATCCAACTACCGGCAGTGTTCGGTCTGTGCTGACTGAAGAAACCGACACCTTTTTCGAATCCGGTAACGACATGGTGAACTGGCACGTGCTGAACGAAAGCAAAGAAGTGATTTGGTATTCACAGCGGGATAACTGGGGACATTTATATCTCTATGACCTTCAATCCGGCAAGCTCAAGAACCAGATCACCTCCGGAGACTGGAATGTGAATCAGGTTCGTCACGTGGATGAAGATTCCCGAACTATCTATTTCACCGGTGCGGTACGTGAGGAAGGCGATCCCTATTTCGAATATTTTTACAGGGTGAACTTTGACGGAACCGAGCTCCGCCTGCTAACACCTGAGGAAGCGCATCACGAAATCGAAGTCTCTGAATCCGGAAACTACTTTGTAGATACCCGGTCTACCCCAACCACTCCCCCCACTTCCGTTATCCGAAACATGGATGGTGAGGTGCTCGTTGAACTTGCATCCGCTGATATTTCAGAACTGCAGGCCAACGGCTGGGTACCGCCGGTTCCGTTTTCTGTTAAAGCCAGAGACGGGGTCACTGATTTATACGGATTGATGTATAAGCCGTCCAATTTCAGCTCATCGGAGTCGTACCCTGTGTTGAATTACATTTACCCCGGCCCGCAAACCGGAAGCGTAGGCAGTCGTGCTTTCCGTGCCGCCCGTTCCGATAAGCAAGCCCTGGCAGAACTCGGCTTTATTGTGGTTGAAGTGGATGCGATGGGTACGCCTGGCCGCTCTAAAGAATTTCATGACTTCTATTATGGCAACATGGGCGACAATGGCCTCCCCGATCAAATTACCATGATTGAACAGCTTGGTGATCGTCATTCCTGGATGGACATCAGCCGTGTGGGGATTTTCGGTCATTCCGGAGGTGGGTTTGCCTCTACCCGTGCCCTTTTCGCCTATCCCGGTTTTTATGATGTCGCAGTTTCAGGCGCCGGTAACCATGACAACCGAAACTATGCCGATCCATGGGGAGAGAAATGGCAGGGACTGCTTAAAGCCACCAATATTGATGGAGCTACTGACGATCAGTCCACCAACTACGACAATCAGGCCAACCAATTACTGGCCGACAGCCTGGAAGGCAAGCTGCTGATCACCCATGGTACGCTCGACAGTAACGTCCCTCCTTACAACACACTGCTGGTCGTAAACGCTCTGATTGAAGCTAACAAAGACTTTGACATGATCATGTTTCCGAACCGCGGACACGGCTATTACAGCGAGGATTATATGATGCGAAAGCGTTGGGATTATTTTGTGGAACATTTAAAGGGTGTGGACCCGCCGAAGGAGTATGAGTTTGGGATGTTGGACCAGTGA
- a CDS encoding transposase — protein MRSVKVYAYVIMPNHFHAMVQGEQLSKKLRLTKSYAARQILEVLKRNGHTRWLQKLKECKRSYKRHRTFQVWEEGLHPKQLSTTVMMAQKIAYIHQNPVKAGWVIAPDDWRYSSAGNYLGWQGLIPVTLFAG, from the coding sequence ATGAGGTCGGTTAAGGTATATGCGTATGTAATCATGCCTAATCATTTTCATGCGATGGTACAGGGAGAGCAATTATCAAAAAAGCTCAGGCTTACAAAATCCTATGCTGCGCGACAGATACTGGAGGTGTTAAAGAGGAATGGACATACCCGGTGGCTGCAGAAGTTGAAAGAATGCAAACGGTCTTATAAAAGACACCGCACCTTTCAAGTGTGGGAAGAGGGGCTGCATCCAAAGCAACTCAGTACGACGGTAATGATGGCTCAGAAGATTGCATACATTCATCAGAATCCTGTAAAGGCGGGTTGGGTGATTGCTCCGGATGACTGGAGGTATTCATCTGCAGGAAATTACCTGGGCTGGCAGGGATTGATTCCGGTTACCTTATTTGCTGGTTAA
- a CDS encoding amidase family protein, whose translation MTITETREKVLSGELKLRELVEQYRKEIEARNSEINAYVATDFEGALARADEVQKKVDNGTAGKLAGVVMGIKDVISERGKKLTCASKILENFESVYDATVIERLREEDAIFIGRLNMDEFAMGSTNEYSNFGPVKNPQNTDKVPGGSSGGSAAAVASGMAMTTLGSDTGGSIRQPASYCGVVGLKPTYGRVSRYGLVAFASSFDCIGPLANSVEDTARILDVIAGFDERDNTSSHREKDDYVGAVQNPNKKIKIGVPEEFFGEGLDAEIKKGIEEVLDKLEADGADLVPIHLPHTKYGIATYYILATAEASSNLARYDGIRYGHRADKDEMRDELKKEEKALKEAFEQAKGEEKIELQEKLSKLDSPLIRLYKKSRTEGFGTEVKRRIMLGTYVLSAGYYDAYYGKAQKVRRLIQNDYKEAFKKVDVIVSPTAPTTAFDLGSKMDDPVQMYLNDVYTITANLAGICGISVPAGTHSNGLPYGIQFMGDSFQETKVLNAARLVELQS comes from the coding sequence ATGACTATTACAGAGACTCGAGAAAAAGTCTTATCAGGAGAACTAAAACTTCGAGAACTTGTAGAGCAGTACAGAAAAGAAATTGAAGCCCGTAACTCGGAAATTAATGCCTATGTAGCCACCGATTTTGAGGGGGCTCTTGCCCGGGCCGATGAGGTTCAAAAAAAGGTTGATAACGGTACCGCCGGAAAGCTTGCCGGGGTGGTGATGGGAATCAAAGACGTGATTTCTGAGCGAGGAAAGAAGCTAACCTGTGCGTCAAAGATACTTGAGAACTTCGAAAGCGTCTATGATGCCACCGTAATTGAACGACTTCGGGAAGAAGACGCGATCTTTATCGGGCGACTTAATATGGATGAATTTGCCATGGGCTCCACTAACGAGTACAGCAATTTTGGTCCTGTTAAGAATCCCCAAAATACCGATAAAGTGCCCGGTGGTTCGTCTGGCGGGAGTGCAGCTGCTGTAGCTTCCGGAATGGCCATGACCACCTTAGGTTCAGATACCGGTGGTTCCATTCGTCAGCCGGCTTCGTATTGTGGTGTGGTTGGGTTGAAGCCTACCTACGGAAGGGTTTCACGGTATGGACTGGTAGCATTTGCTTCTTCATTTGATTGTATCGGTCCTCTGGCTAATTCAGTGGAAGACACCGCCCGCATATTGGATGTCATCGCCGGCTTTGATGAACGAGATAACACTTCATCTCACCGTGAGAAAGATGACTATGTGGGTGCGGTACAAAATCCGAACAAGAAAATTAAGATCGGTGTACCTGAGGAATTTTTTGGCGAAGGTCTTGATGCAGAGATTAAAAAAGGTATCGAAGAAGTACTGGATAAGCTGGAAGCAGATGGAGCCGATCTGGTTCCCATTCATCTGCCGCATACCAAGTATGGAATCGCCACTTATTACATTTTAGCCACTGCCGAAGCCTCCAGTAACCTGGCCCGGTATGATGGAATTCGGTACGGGCATCGCGCTGATAAGGATGAGATGCGTGATGAGCTCAAAAAAGAAGAGAAGGCTTTAAAAGAAGCATTCGAACAGGCCAAAGGCGAAGAAAAAATTGAGCTACAGGAAAAATTATCAAAGCTGGATTCTCCGCTCATTCGCTTGTATAAAAAATCCAGAACCGAAGGCTTCGGAACGGAAGTAAAGCGACGGATTATGCTGGGGACCTACGTATTGAGTGCGGGTTATTATGATGCTTACTACGGTAAAGCCCAAAAGGTGCGCCGACTCATACAGAACGATTATAAGGAAGCTTTCAAGAAAGTGGATGTAATCGTAAGCCCTACGGCACCAACCACGGCTTTCGACTTAGGATCTAAAATGGATGATCCCGTGCAAATGTACCTGAACGATGTATATACCATTACAGCTAACCTGGCCGGTATATGCGGAATCAGTGTTCCAGCGGGCACACACAGTAACGGACTTCCTTACGGCATTCAGTTTATGGGAGACAGCTTCCAGGAAACTAAGGTTCTGAATGCTGCACGACTTGTAGAACTCCAATCATAA
- a CDS encoding SDR family NAD(P)-dependent oxidoreductase translates to MNRLKGKTAIVTGATAGIGYKTAELLAEQGVHLVVTGRREERLEEIKEKLESEYEVKVQTAAFDIRDADACRSFVESLTANIDILVNNAGLAKGTDPVYDAEFDDWNTMIDTNVKGLLYLSRLIIPQMKERNTGHIINVGSTAGHESYAGGVVYTATKHAVKAITESTKKDLHGTEVRVSMVSPGLVETEFSEVRFKDDKEKAAEVYKGMKPLVAQDIAEIIVFVANRPAHVNIMDTIIYPTAQSSATMVHRDV, encoded by the coding sequence ATGAACAGGCTGAAAGGTAAAACGGCAATTGTAACCGGGGCTACCGCAGGTATTGGTTACAAAACTGCGGAGCTTTTGGCTGAACAAGGGGTACATCTCGTAGTTACCGGTCGCCGTGAGGAAAGGCTGGAGGAGATCAAAGAAAAGCTCGAATCAGAGTATGAGGTAAAGGTTCAAACAGCCGCTTTTGATATACGTGATGCTGATGCCTGTCGGTCTTTTGTAGAATCACTAACAGCCAACATAGATATTCTGGTGAATAACGCCGGCCTTGCCAAAGGAACCGACCCGGTTTATGATGCGGAGTTTGATGACTGGAATACTATGATCGATACGAATGTCAAAGGACTGCTGTATTTGTCCCGGCTTATCATCCCGCAAATGAAAGAACGAAACACCGGGCATATTATAAATGTGGGTTCTACGGCGGGACATGAATCTTATGCCGGAGGAGTGGTTTACACCGCCACAAAACATGCCGTAAAGGCCATTACCGAATCGACCAAGAAAGACCTGCACGGGACAGAAGTTCGTGTGAGTATGGTGTCGCCCGGACTGGTGGAAACTGAGTTCAGCGAAGTTCGGTTTAAAGACGACAAAGAAAAAGCGGCAGAGGTTTACAAAGGAATGAAGCCGCTGGTTGCTCAGGATATTGCCGAAATCATCGTTTTTGTAGCGAACCGTCCGGCCCACGTGAATATTATGGACACCATTATTTATCCTACCGCCCAATCTTCAGCAACAATGGTACACCGAGATGTATAA
- a CDS encoding DUF2795 domain-containing protein, which produces MIWTVELAAALDDAPFPATREELIEWAERNGLPNQVIVNLEELEEIEQGEEPVYEGIEDIWPDYIRKEDFFHNEEDEGFDYDDV; this is translated from the coding sequence ATGATTTGGACCGTTGAATTAGCCGCAGCTTTAGATGATGCCCCTTTCCCGGCCACCCGGGAAGAACTTATTGAATGGGCAGAACGCAATGGCTTGCCTAACCAGGTTATTGTAAATCTCGAAGAGCTTGAAGAAATCGAACAAGGTGAAGAGCCTGTATATGAAGGCATTGAAGATATCTGGCCCGATTACATTCGTAAAGAAGACTTCTTTCATAATGAAGAAGACGAAGGATTCGATTACGACGACGTTTAA
- a CDS encoding BamA/TamA family outer membrane protein, with amino-acid sequence MDIIHPAEIYAQQSQESTNTEDVVRRIRFSGNENVKDRTLETLVRTRTNREFLGIPRFTPWYFIWNMSNGRFGEDPAYLNLQTVGNDMERIALYYESLGFLDVAVDTTIVEYRTDKIEVSFIIDEGEPYFINTISYRGIPGFSDPQKRVNFLEQSILTKGRIDENTYRVNRQYSSQELSNEQQRIITFLKNNGYASVQRDSVIALVKPDTTTPNTLDVLYQVNPGEIYRFGNIRVRLSDEEPPVNYTQKDTLIGPPHTVDSSNVIYLQKEPGTQSHFSLLSSQLLFKPGSIYNHSLYLETVNEFQNLGMLYIQRFGQNENQALPDFSREEIPVYFDLQTLTKHSISTELFGMKRYGYGTGFGIDYNNNNVFGNAENLIIGANASFEFVSPAVLEEIDTTATQSSVFRSYELRAEYSVPRLNFPFRTLDNRPGFTSGVTRYLLSYSRSDQLLFDINSDVGFNMRYEVNHTPNYSSFLDLIELDLVDTNPSDAYIRNLRNEFGTDTLQDGTIVDAFELQRILEDFEPQVSSIIRYTFRSQNTDLIKRNRGYFSEYSISVGGNIPYLIDNHISTPDTLEGNLPSLFGLSDNDLSYSRFVKLSADYRRYITISNSGVFAWRLFGGFAQPYGGSTSIPLNRRFFAGGSNDIRGWAPFQLGPGDISTDNVNIPGGEIKLAAFSEVRQTFIRDFLGANWMAALFVDAGNVWYGPENDFRDENNQDRLEQGRFRFDNFYNQIAVGSGPGLRLDWEYVVVRFDFAFRLHDLQDGWLNNKQLYFSFGIGHSF; translated from the coding sequence GTGGATATCATTCATCCTGCCGAAATTTATGCCCAACAAAGCCAGGAAAGCACTAACACCGAAGATGTAGTGCGCCGCATCCGGTTTTCAGGAAATGAAAACGTCAAAGACCGCACCTTAGAAACGCTGGTGAGAACCCGCACCAACCGTGAATTCCTTGGAATACCACGGTTTACCCCCTGGTACTTTATCTGGAACATGTCGAATGGAAGGTTTGGTGAAGACCCCGCCTACCTGAATCTGCAAACCGTGGGCAACGATATGGAGCGGATTGCCCTGTATTATGAATCACTGGGTTTTCTGGACGTGGCGGTAGATACAACCATTGTAGAGTACCGGACCGATAAAATTGAGGTCTCTTTTATTATAGATGAAGGTGAGCCTTATTTCATCAATACCATTTCGTACCGGGGAATACCGGGATTTTCAGATCCTCAAAAGAGGGTGAACTTCCTGGAACAAAGCATCCTTACCAAAGGACGTATTGATGAAAACACTTACCGTGTAAACCGTCAGTACAGTTCACAGGAGCTCAGTAATGAGCAGCAACGGATCATCACCTTCCTGAAAAATAATGGGTATGCCTCTGTTCAGCGGGATTCCGTCATTGCTTTGGTCAAACCCGACACTACAACCCCCAACACGCTGGATGTATTGTACCAGGTGAATCCCGGAGAGATCTACCGCTTTGGGAACATAAGAGTTCGTTTAAGCGACGAAGAACCTCCCGTCAACTATACCCAAAAAGATACCCTGATCGGCCCTCCGCATACCGTGGATTCTTCGAATGTGATATATCTGCAGAAAGAACCGGGCACGCAATCTCACTTTAGCTTGCTTTCCAGTCAGCTGCTGTTTAAGCCGGGGTCTATTTATAATCATTCCTTGTACCTGGAGACGGTTAATGAGTTTCAGAATCTTGGGATGCTTTACATACAACGCTTCGGGCAGAACGAAAACCAGGCCCTGCCGGACTTCAGCCGTGAAGAAATACCGGTCTACTTTGACCTTCAAACCCTTACCAAACACAGTATTTCTACCGAGCTGTTTGGGATGAAGCGATATGGTTACGGTACCGGTTTTGGAATCGATTACAACAACAACAATGTATTCGGAAATGCAGAGAACCTGATTATTGGTGCCAATGCCAGTTTCGAGTTTGTGAGCCCGGCTGTTTTGGAAGAAATTGACACCACTGCCACTCAATCTTCCGTATTCCGAAGCTACGAATTGAGAGCCGAGTACTCAGTTCCCCGCTTGAACTTCCCATTCCGAACTCTTGATAACCGCCCGGGCTTTACCAGTGGTGTAACCCGATACTTGTTATCCTATAGTCGTTCCGATCAGCTGTTATTCGATATAAACTCTGACGTGGGTTTTAACATGCGGTATGAAGTTAATCACACCCCTAATTATTCCAGTTTCCTGGACTTAATTGAACTGGATTTGGTGGATACCAACCCATCCGATGCCTACATCCGAAACCTTCGCAATGAATTTGGCACCGACACCCTGCAGGATGGCACTATCGTGGATGCCTTTGAACTGCAGCGTATTCTGGAGGATTTTGAGCCGCAGGTATCATCCATCATCCGATATACATTCCGAAGCCAAAACACGGATCTTATAAAAAGAAATCGCGGGTATTTCAGCGAGTATTCCATTTCGGTGGGTGGAAATATCCCCTACCTCATCGACAATCATATTTCAACACCGGACACGCTGGAAGGCAACCTCCCCTCCCTGTTTGGTTTGAGTGATAACGATTTAAGCTACAGCCGTTTTGTAAAACTTTCTGCGGATTATCGGCGCTACATCACCATCTCAAATTCCGGAGTTTTTGCCTGGAGACTTTTTGGTGGTTTTGCCCAACCTTACGGAGGCTCCACCTCTATCCCGCTTAACCGTCGGTTTTTTGCCGGAGGAAGTAATGATATTCGTGGCTGGGCTCCATTTCAGCTTGGGCCGGGTGATATCTCTACCGACAACGTGAACATTCCCGGCGGTGAGATTAAACTCGCTGCCTTTAGCGAAGTACGGCAGACTTTCATCCGTGATTTTTTGGGAGCCAACTGGATGGCTGCCCTATTCGTGGATGCCGGCAATGTGTGGTACGGTCCTGAAAATGATTTCCGCGATGAAAACAACCAGGACAGGCTGGAACAAGGTCGTTTTCGTTTTGACAATTTTTATAACCAAATTGCCGTGGGCAGCGGACCGGGTTTACGTTTAGATTGGGAATATGTGGTAGTTCGGTTTGATTTTGCCTTCCGCCTGCACGACCTTCAGGATGGCTGGTTAAACAACAAGCAGCTATATTTCAGTTTTGGGATCGGTCACTCCTTTTAA
- a CDS encoding DUF1801 domain-containing protein: MDNGVKEKFEAYPEHIRVKMERLRGLIYEVAGSTEGVGELEETLKWSEPAYLTKRPKSGTTVRIDWKEKSPDQIGMYVSCNTSLIETYRSMFGDELEFEGNRAILLPADTELPEKELRICIQMALRYHLDK; encoded by the coding sequence ATGGATAATGGTGTAAAGGAAAAGTTTGAGGCGTACCCGGAGCATATCAGGGTTAAGATGGAGCGGTTGCGGGGGCTGATTTATGAGGTGGCCGGTAGCACGGAGGGCGTAGGTGAACTGGAGGAAACGCTGAAATGGAGTGAGCCGGCTTACCTTACCAAACGACCCAAGAGCGGAACCACCGTACGCATAGACTGGAAAGAGAAAAGCCCGGATCAGATTGGGATGTATGTAAGCTGTAATACCTCTTTAATTGAAACCTACCGAAGCATGTTTGGTGATGAGCTTGAGTTTGAGGGAAACCGCGCCATTCTTTTACCAGCCGATACCGAACTCCCAGAAAAAGAACTTCGAATTTGCATACAGATGGCGCTGCGGTATCATTTGGATAAATAG
- a CDS encoding cyclic nucleotide-binding domain-containing protein, producing MFDKLSRLKDQSNIVFKSKFLANLNPAERYEFLQLCHRRSYKEGEYVFYKNDPGTGMYFIEKGKIQLTIGNPDEETAEDIISELELESPDSFGALSIGYNLRRKSSARCVTDCDLLGFFKPDFEVLRDRHPQIAVKFLQTLTNIALRQLETTARKLAEVSSEQLALNIQFQTYYEANREEKV from the coding sequence ATGTTTGATAAATTAAGTCGCTTAAAAGATCAGTCGAATATCGTCTTCAAGTCGAAGTTCCTGGCAAACCTCAACCCGGCTGAACGCTATGAGTTTCTGCAACTGTGCCACCGCCGAAGCTACAAAGAGGGCGAATACGTTTTCTACAAGAACGATCCCGGCACCGGCATGTACTTCATCGAAAAAGGGAAAATACAACTCACCATTGGAAACCCGGATGAGGAAACAGCAGAGGATATTATTTCTGAACTTGAGCTGGAATCGCCGGATAGTTTCGGAGCGCTTTCCATTGGATATAATTTGAGGAGAAAATCTTCTGCACGTTGCGTCACCGATTGTGACTTGCTCGGATTTTTTAAACCGGATTTTGAAGTTCTGAGGGACCGACATCCTCAAATAGCCGTTAAATTTTTGCAAACACTTACCAATATCGCTTTACGTCAACTGGAAACAACGGCCCGGAAACTTGCCGAAGTTTCAAGTGAACAGCTGGCCCTTAACATTCAATTTCAAACGTATTACGAAGCAAACAGAGAAGAGAAAGTATAA
- the rlmD gene encoding 23S rRNA (uracil(1939)-C(5))-methyltransferase RlmD, with amino-acid sequence MSLKKGQEVELEIIDAAFKGKGLAKLDGLAVFVPGTTPGDKVKARIVKKKKKHREAKLLEVLEPSPHRIEPKCQHAKVCGGCSWQHIPYQKQIEFKSQQVRDHIERIGGLDGSIVKEAVGADQEFYYRNKMEYSISSRRWLTEEEIRSDEYVDDSAFAAGLHAPGRFDKILNLKECHLQVKESFEILDFVRSYCIEHGIEPYDTFENTGFMRHVMIRNSHHTDDFMVNLVTYQDDQEVMQKMTKALLEEFSFITTIVNNVNDTKSPTAVGRFEKVLHGPGYIVDKIGEFTFKIHPNAFFQTNTAQAEKLYEIARDYAELEDGDVVYDLYCGVGTLSLFMSKPAKHVLGIELVDVAVENARFNAKENEVGNVSFIKGDMKDVFTQDVVDEYGAPNVLITDPPRAGMHPDVVERLCELKVPRIVYVSCNSSTMARDLKELKEVYEIEEVQPVDMFPQTYHIEAVAKLKLRVPA; translated from the coding sequence ATGTCGCTTAAAAAAGGTCAGGAAGTAGAACTCGAAATTATAGATGCGGCGTTTAAAGGCAAGGGTTTGGCAAAGCTGGACGGACTTGCCGTTTTCGTACCTGGCACCACACCGGGAGATAAAGTAAAAGCCCGGATCGTTAAAAAGAAAAAGAAACACCGGGAGGCAAAACTGCTGGAAGTGCTGGAACCCAGTCCACACCGCATTGAGCCTAAATGCCAGCATGCGAAAGTGTGTGGCGGTTGCAGCTGGCAACATATCCCCTACCAGAAACAAATTGAGTTCAAAAGCCAGCAGGTTCGGGATCACATCGAGCGGATTGGCGGGCTGGATGGTTCAATCGTCAAAGAAGCTGTGGGTGCCGATCAGGAATTCTACTACCGGAATAAGATGGAGTACAGCATCAGTTCACGCCGGTGGCTCACGGAAGAAGAAATCCGGAGCGATGAGTATGTGGATGATTCTGCCTTTGCAGCCGGACTTCATGCCCCGGGGCGTTTTGATAAAATCCTGAACTTGAAGGAATGTCACCTGCAGGTAAAAGAGTCGTTTGAGATTCTGGATTTTGTGAGAAGCTACTGCATTGAGCATGGCATTGAACCGTATGATACCTTTGAAAATACCGGCTTTATGCGGCATGTGATGATCCGAAACTCCCATCACACCGATGACTTTATGGTGAACCTGGTGACGTATCAGGATGATCAGGAGGTAATGCAAAAGATGACAAAAGCCTTGCTTGAGGAATTCTCCTTCATCACCACCATTGTGAATAATGTGAACGACACGAAAAGCCCAACGGCAGTCGGGCGTTTTGAGAAAGTACTACACGGCCCGGGTTACATTGTCGATAAAATCGGGGAATTTACCTTCAAGATTCACCCCAATGCATTCTTCCAAACCAATACGGCACAAGCAGAGAAGCTGTACGAAATTGCCCGGGATTATGCCGAACTGGAAGACGGTGATGTGGTGTATGACCTGTATTGCGGAGTCGGAACGCTCAGTTTATTTATGAGCAAACCGGCCAAACACGTTTTAGGAATCGAACTGGTGGATGTAGCCGTTGAAAATGCGCGGTTCAACGCAAAAGAAAATGAAGTCGGGAATGTTTCTTTCATCAAAGGTGACATGAAAGATGTTTTTACCCAGGATGTGGTGGATGAATATGGAGCTCCGAATGTATTGATTACTGATCCTCCCCGTGCAGGTATGCACCCCGATGTGGTAGAGCGACTTTGCGAGCTGAAAGTACCGCGAATCGTTTATGTAAGCTGTAACAGTTCCACCATGGCCCGCGACCTCAAAGAGTTGAAAGAAGTATATGAAATCGAAGAAGTGCAGCCCGTTGATATGTTTCCTCAAACGTATCACATTGAAGCCGTAGCAAAGCTAAAATTAAGGGTGCCTGCATAA